The Paroedura picta isolate Pp20150507F chromosome 2, Ppicta_v3.0, whole genome shotgun sequence sequence AGAAATATGGGATGCCTTTTTCAAAAGAGTGGTATCAAATCAAGAAGACTGAGAACAAGTGTTGGATACATGCTTCTGTACCTGAAATTTGTATTTTGACAGACAAAACGCGTGCATTAAGTGCCACAAAGTCACTTTTGACTTGTAgcaaccttatgaattaatgcTCTCCAAAAAGCCCTATTGTTCACAGCTttgctctggtcttgcaaactgagggccggaGCTTCTTTCACTGAGGACGCATCccgattttatgaacttaggcagcacagttcctcagtggaacaggattcctagaaaggtggtgggttctccttctttggaagtttttaagcagaggctagatagtcatctgaaagaaatgctgattttatgaacttaggcagattgtgagtgggtgggcaggaagggatgggccagtgtttgtctcttgtggcccttccttgtgtacccagggaattgctgattgccactgtgggatggtaggtgaatttcttccaggtcaggctagattctggagatttttggtggtggtggggatcacttaggcatgaaatgggggtcactgtggttgggcaggtagttgtgggtgtcctgcattgtgcagggcgttggactagatgacactggaggtaccttccaactctatgattctatgatctcatgtTGGGTTTTCCCGTTTTACTGCTGTCTTCAGCACTTCCTAGCATGACAGTTTTTTCCAGTGActgttgtcttctcataatgtacaATATGCTCTGTTTAAATCTTTTTAGCTTCCAGGGATAGTTCAAGCTCAATCTGAGAACTAGAAGCCATTTATTTGCAGTGTGATTTAAATAGTAAAACAGTAGGGGTTAGGAATCAAACATTCCACTAGTGAAATATTAAAATAAGTTGAACAATTGCTGGGCAAAAACAAATGACTGATTTTACATAGTACAATTAGAAGGCATTGCTGAGCCACAGaactaccatatttgccggcgtataagactgggcgtataagacgaccccccaacatttccactcaaaatatagagtttgttacattacattacagtactatgggccactatgggcagctatgtctatcccaactgaagtgcacccagcatataggacgacccccccacttggaggcatgtttttcagggggaaaaagtagtcttatacgccagcaaatactgtagattaATGTTTTCCTCCTTGCCCAGATCTCAATACTCCTATGCCATTAAATAGTGGCTTCAGACCATGTTCTAGGCCAGAAACTGAACCTAGACAATACAGTGCAAGACGGAAGGATTTTTACCTTTCTCTTGAAATTCTGCATGGCATAGCTGCAGGGGGAAATACAAGTAGGATTAGGGACTACATGCCTCATGGAATATATTCTCTGACTCCGAAtgcttagtgcagtggttaagagtggcagcctctaatctggagagcaggatttgattccccactctcccacaggcagccagctgggtgaccttggtctagtaaCAGCtctattacagctgttctcacagagcagttctcagagctccctcaatcccacctacctcacagggtgtttgttgtggggagaggaagggaaggcaactgcaagctgctttggggtatAAAATTAACTCTTCTTTTGCTCAAACAAATTGACACACCCACCGATGAGAGAAGAAGATGCCCCTGCGCAGGAAGTGATGTGGTTTCTGTCCCGTAACTCTCTCTATTCGATTGATCAGATCTTTATCTATTTTGCTGCTGCCAAACCGAACTGAAAATAAAAGGGAGATTAAAGTTATATACAAGGCTAATCACATTGACATTCATATGAGCACAGCACAACACCGGAGAAGTTTtttgaaactttttttaaaattagggaTTGTTCTCACTTTTGAACTAGGACACACCTACAAAATATGGAATTTATTTGTCCTCTTTCACTATTTCAAGGCTAAGATCCCCATGGTTAAACTTACTCCTTCCGTTTTTACTTCTCAAAAAAAGCCTCTTTTTTCAAGGAAAAGCTCAAGCATGTTTACTCAGGAATGAAGTGTTCAAAGGGATCTTGTTCCCCAATGGGTTCAAAGGGGTCTTGTTCCCCAATGACTGTCTTTAAGACTGCAGCTCTCAAAGCAAAGAATCTTCCAATGAAGATTTCTCATTTTCATTACCCATCACTCACTTCATAgggctctgctttgcatgcagaagggccctggcatctccagttaaaaaggaccaggaaatgggagatgggagacctctgacagagatcttggagagccactgtcagtctgagtagatgatactgactttgatggaccgccTCAGTATAAAGTAGCTTTATGTGTGTTCACTATAATCATTTTAGGAAGTTATTGTGGCCAGAACcaaaaaacaatgcaaacaagCTTATTCTACTGGTAATTGCCATTAAAAATTATAGTTTTGAAAAACAGATATAGCGACACTTACCAATAAGTTTATCGTAATCTACCCCTTTGGCATTGGATGTCTGCACTGTCCATGGGTCTACAAAATCTTCACCTTCAGTATCTCCTGGACCGTTACTGACTGGAGTGAAATCGGTCGGAGGGGAACCAGCTTTGTATTCCTGGCCTGTAGCTGTTTTATAGCTAAGCTTTAAGGACAATAATAACTTAACTGCTGCCTCAATTTcatcctggaggggaaggggagaaaattaAAGCACAACTGTTAGTTAAGGAAGTTTAGAAGCCTGACACTGCTTCTTTGTCTTAcacactaaagaagaagagttggttcttctatgccacttttctctaccagaaggagtctcaaagcagctgacaattgccttcccttcctctccccacaacagatcctgtgaggtaggtgaggctgagagagccctgatattactgcttgttcagaacagctgtattagggctatgactagcccaagatcacccagctggcttcatgtggaggaccaaggtatcaaatctggcttgccagattagaagctgccattatATTTCAACAGAAAAACAGTAATATGCTTGAAATCAATTATGCCACATGAATAATGACAAATCACccgtttctctcttgccttggaagccttACAGATTTCATGGTACTTTCTATTACCTCTTGGGAgacctagtccagcactctaaccactgcacctgcTGTCCTGATTAACTGTATACTTTTGGGTACTAGGCTTATTCAAGAGATTATGTAACTGGATTCTGCAAATCTGAAGATTGTTAACTGGTGTATTAAAAACATCTGTCATTGCAGCGCTAACgttgtgttttaaaatgtttaaaaattcatACCTTTGGCGCTTTCTCCATTTTCAGTGATCTGACTTTTTCTCCTTGTGCGGTTACTTGTTCAAACAATTCAAGTGGGTTACGAGAACAAAAGCTGCTATTCTGAATGTCTGCCATTTTCAGGAGTATAGAagacctttattattatttacaatgTACAGTGCCTCGTGCAACTtctttccaggaatttccaaaatatGGTGCCGATTCTAGGAAATAAGAGAATCCGCTTTCAATCTTCTGGGGCCATTTTTAATTGTAATAGCATTAAAATAGCATTCTTCAAGTATACTTCTTACCTCCAAGTACAGGGAATATGATTAACATTTTCAGATATTCTTCTTACCgacaaagaaaacaaagcacCCCAAGGATCAAGGGTTTGTACTACAGCCTTACCAAATGATAAGgccacaggctgtttcacaacaGAGTCAATGTGCTACTACAATTAAGTATGAAACTTATTAATTTGATGCTACTACAGTTAAGTATGAAACTTATTAATATGCCACCCCTCACTGCAACAGTTGTTGAATATagcaaagtttttaaaatacacttttTCTACCCCAGAAGAAGTAATCTAACCTCACAAATGTTCATTTTCCCAAGCTATTTAAACAAAACATCACTCCCTTTCTATAGTTACATAACTGTGAGCCTTTGCATTCTTCCACAGCTATTAAAGATTACAGTAATACAATGTAAACAGATGAGCATTAGTTCCATTACAAAATTAGTAAAGATCAAAATATACTTAATATACAATGGTACAGCTAATCAAAGTTCTAAAGAAGATCCTTAAAGGTTTCTCTTAGCGTTCTTTTCAATGGTACATTAAGACTACTACTACAACTTtcttctcattattattattctactattactattatgtTTCAAACTGTATTTCAGTTACCCAGGGTCCTTTGGGAGCTTACCAGACATTCCATAATCAGAAAAATCTATAACAGCTGGCATATGCCTTTCTAGAAACAGCTTCCCTACTGCAATGTGCAACCATAGAACAGAGCAAGGCAGCCTCAAACCTGGACCAAATCTCTAGATTTGGGCAAAGCTGGTCTTTAAAACTGAAAAATACCCTCTCCCCCCTCTGTGTGGAAGATTATCGCTGCAGTGTGACAGAGACGGCTGGAAAGGAATACTTCATCCTCCGGCTCACCACATCAGAACTGATAAATCAGTATGTGACCCTACAATGACACGATCCTGAAAAACACTGAAAAGCTCAAGCGACCCCGAAGCAGCAACGCGGCAGAAACCCTGTACTGAGTGCGTCAACGCTGTGTTCAGCAGGCTCAAAGGCAGTTGAGTGGGGAAAGCTGGCACCCTTCTCGTTCAGCAtgaagaaagaagggagagaCCACCTTTCTCCTTCCTGCGCTCCTTTATCTGCCCAccttggatgatgcactttcaatgcactccaGAAGCAGATTCTCCTCTTTCACAggggaaaacccagctgcaaaagcgcataCCTAAGACGCTACTAGTTTCTGGATGCCAACAGCCATTGCCTGTCAAGTGGGACTCCTCCACCCACCGCCGCCCAGCCAGGCGGGTCTTATCGTCCCCCTTCCTCGCAGcactagcagagagagagagggagccacCTTCGTGACCCCCATTCCGCCCCACGGCGGCTTCCTACCTGTTCCCGGGACCGGCCGCTTCCCTCGTCGCCTGCCAGACCGGCAGCCACCCGGTTGCATCAGCAACGCAGCCCGGCGCGTCGCGCCTCTCCATCCGGCTAGGAAACACGGCCGCTGCCCGGAACCAATGAGAAGGAGACGAGAAGGAGGAAGGTCCGgccggagaggagaggaggaggggcaggagcGCGCTAGGAACGTGGGAGCCCGGGGCCGAGTTTCTGGGCGGGACGTTGCGAGGATGGACCGGCCTGAGCTCCGCCGTAGGGGGAGAGGCTGGAGTTTCAGGCGGTGTTTCAGGGAAATGCGCCCGCCCGGGAAGCGGTGCTGAACTCGCTCGAGAAGCGGACTTCCAAGGCACGGGGTGGGTTATCGGGGGTAAGTCCCAAGCTCAGGGGGCTGCCTTTGCCTCTTGGAAGCGGGAGGATAAAAACCCGTTTTTTTGGCCGTGCGTGATCCTATGTAGAATCCAAGTGGAAGGACGCTGCGTAGAATAACTGGACTCCTTTAGAGTAGCAAAATttagaagatagattcaagtgggcagtaagcaaatgcttcccccccacacacacacacacacgttgaatACCTTCAgtgaagtcaacctgtggtcctccagatgttcatggactacaattcccatgagcccctgccagcaaaggctggtaggggctcatgggaattgtagtccatggacatctggaggaaaacAGATTGACTACCCCATGTAATTGGTTCCATTGTCAAACTACTGTAACTCTCAGGAAATTTCACCTAATAATTCAATTGAACTCCCTTAATTAGATCTAGTTTTgtcctttggagcagtggtccccaacctttttatcaccggggaccacttaatgcttgacaattttaggcccggtgggggggggtagtttactcctctactctcaaccattgccctaacgctctctgactctggtcgctatggtaatgtttaaacatcccttcaaaataagatacagacacgccacaacaatgaacataaggaacattttattttcaaggaaattttaactcatggcaatgacaaatcaatgggaaccctgagcttgtttctctgcaacgagatagtcccatctgggagtgataggagacaaccgaagtatgttgtaaagggcccggggggggggggaggcgtccttcaaggcccacctccaattagtcgaaggaccacatgtggtccacggcccacaggttggggatcgctactttggaGCATCAGTGAGCAAGTGTTGGTCCTCTTCCATGTGACAGGCTTTTAGATACCTGAAGAGTGTGATCATGTCTCCCTTAATTCTTCTGTAGGCTACTTAATTCCTTCAAACTTTCTTCATTGGATTTTTCCACCAGAACCTcaaccatctttgttaccctcctttGAACCCACTGTAAGCAATCCTTCTCAGTTTTAAGTTACCTTCACAATTGTATCTTTATGCTGTCCGTTCTTCAAAGACCTCAGGGTATATGATAATCCCCTGCCCTGTTTAACCTCACAAACCTCTGGGCTAGATCATTATTCCATGTGAAATGTGGATGGATGAAGACTCTTGATACTAGACGATAGCAGCTGGGGCAGGCAGAGACCCTCTCCATTGTCAAAAATTGTCTCACCAAGTTAAATTATGATAGCAGGGTAATTTGTGCTTGTAGAGTTTGTTTGACCCAATTCTATGGCATTTTGCCACCTCAGTCCTTCACTTCCTTTATGTGACATTTAACAGTTCTTCATTATGCTGGGCCATTTGCTCAAGCTTGTCTTAACACTGACTCCTctgaagaaatacatgggagGTTATGTAATATTCCATATTCAGATTGTCCTTGCCCTTGTGGCCAGGGTCAGAGAAAGGCAGGTACTGGGGCTTAGGGTTCCAGGAGGGGCCCACTACTCCCTCCACCTGcccttcccctgctgcttggtTGCCCTGCGCGCTCAGCTGTGCAGACTGCCCAGCACAGTTGGGATAAAGGGCATGCAGGGTATGTGAACATGGGAAGTGTGAGGGCTTGGAAGTGGGTGCAAGAAGGATGCGCAGGTGAGGGGCATGTAGTTTGTTGGGAAAGAAGTCACAAAAAGGGGACGGTGGGCAGAAGAAAGGAGGGGTCTCCTGGATACTCTGCATCTGGCCCCCTATAACTTGGAACCAGCCTTGAGATGAATGATATGATATATGCATATTGAATTAGCAGGTGATTGTAAGAGCATCTTGTGTTAGTTTGACTGTCAACAGAGTTTTGTATATTGAAAGACTGTTTTGGAATGTCAGTTCTTTTCATTGCAGAAATTGCCCACCATGAGGCTCTGAAAGCAGAAGCTCAAGAATTTCCGAATATCTGACTCAATGAACTCTTTAGTTGCGTATGACGATTCGGACTCTGAGACGGACGCTGGCAAGTCTGAAGATGTTCTTATCAGTAAAGAGAATCTTGAAAATCCTGCCATGTCTGCTACTGGATCCAGGGATGGATTCAACACAGTTTCTAAGAGCCAAATCCATTCTGTAGACTACATGGCTGGTTCCAAAAGGAACGTCTTCCACATTGATCCTTTTTTGTATCATGGGGAGGCTAATAACAAGTCTTCAGCAGTAGTGCATCCTAAGAAAGCTTATCCTGCTGCTTTCCAAATGGCTACTTGTAGTCCGGAGCAGTCATTCAGTCCTTTGCTGAAACCTCAAGTGTTTTCTGCAAACGAGAGTTATTCTCAGAAGAGGACCCATGAGGACAGTGGTGTTACTTTAGAGGGACTGAGGCCATATATTCCTAAAAGACTGAGAAAGGAAAAATATCCTGAAGCTGAAACTGGGGAAGAAAGCACAAGTTACTCAGCTAAGTTTGGTGTTGCAGGAGATGGAATGTCCATTAAAACTTCCAAATACATCATGCCATATTTAGGATCCGAATACGAGGCAACGGAAATTCCCACAAACTTGGTGTTTCGCATGTCTGAACACAGAGGTCCCGTCAACGTTGTCCAGTGGTGTCCTGAACAGAAATGGAGCCACATGTTGCTCTCTGCATCCATGGATAATACTATCAAGGTAATATGGTGCAGAATGGATGAGTTGGCATGGATGCTGTTTGACATTTCATGCATTTTGAGAGTCACTATGAGTCTTTTTCAGTGGTGTGAAGTATTTTTATGGTGAATGACTATTATGCAGGCTGTTTTTGTGTTGTGTGAAGTTTTATGCAGACAGACTTCTTTGCTAGTA is a genomic window containing:
- the WDR25 gene encoding WD repeat-containing protein 25 isoform X2 is translated as MNSLVAYDDSDSETDAGKSEDVLISKENLENPAMSATGSRDGFNTVSKSQIHSVDYMAGSKRNVFHIDPFLYHGEANNKSSAVVHPKKAYPAAFQMATCSPEQSFSPLLKPQVFSANESYSQKRTHEDSGVTLEGLRPYIPKRLRKEKYPEAETGEESTSYSAKFGVAGDGMSIKTSKYIMPYLGSEYEATEIPTNLVFRMSEHRGPVNVVQWCPEQKWSHMLLSASMDNTIKVWDAVDRGCCLKTYSCHSCAVRDARWSPSGSGILSGGFDSMLHLTDVETGAQVFSGRSEFRIGTLKFHPADPNVFICGGFSPEVRAWDMRICKAIKAYKAAVQQTLDIMFLPEGKEFLTSTDAVSQDSADRTIIAWDFQTGAKISNQIFHVEGFAVGCEFSPDGTLLVTGSSEGKVFFYSYRTARVARTLPAHGSACVAATFHPVLPSLLATCGWDGEIKIWQ